A genome region from Nocardiopsis exhalans includes the following:
- a CDS encoding PepSY-associated TM helix domain-containing protein, with protein MHFYAGVLVGPFILVAAVSGLLYVWTPQLEQVLYEDLLRVPAAEQSLPLGEQVRIAEAEIPGAQVDSVRPATTPEDSTWVHLALPGADADPHSSTKTTVFVDPHRGEVLGVSESYGTSGALPVRTWIDLLHRELHLGDFGRLYSELAASWLGVVALGGCALWVARARSRRARGLLLPGSGSSPGRGRTVSLHAATGVWLLLGLLFLSATGLTWSKYAGANITDLRQQMSWTTPAVSTETPAASPGVNAGIDAVLASAREAGLDGRVIVNLPADHSSPYVISQLERSWPTQAGSVALAQDTAEVVEVVRFEDYPLMAKLSRWGIDGHMGLLFGVPNQVLLTVLCGGLIWVIVLGYRMWWQRRPTRTEAWGVGRPYPRGSFLALSWPLRTAVALSCVAVGWAMPVLGVSLLAFLLIDALIGWWSRRSAVRSAKPTGSPEPDPAHR; from the coding sequence ATGCACTTCTACGCGGGGGTGCTGGTGGGCCCCTTCATCCTGGTGGCGGCCGTCTCCGGGCTGCTTTATGTGTGGACCCCGCAGCTCGAACAAGTCCTGTACGAGGACCTGCTGCGCGTCCCGGCCGCCGAACAGTCATTGCCCCTGGGCGAACAGGTGCGGATCGCCGAGGCCGAGATCCCCGGCGCCCAAGTGGACTCGGTACGTCCGGCCACCACCCCCGAGGACTCCACCTGGGTGCACCTGGCCCTGCCCGGCGCCGACGCGGATCCGCATTCGAGCACGAAGACGACGGTGTTCGTCGACCCCCACCGGGGCGAGGTGCTGGGGGTGTCCGAGAGCTACGGGACCAGCGGCGCCCTGCCGGTACGGACCTGGATCGACCTGCTCCACCGGGAACTGCACCTGGGCGACTTCGGTCGCCTGTACAGCGAACTCGCGGCCAGCTGGCTGGGTGTGGTGGCCCTGGGCGGCTGCGCGCTGTGGGTGGCCCGGGCCAGGTCCCGGCGGGCGCGTGGCCTGCTCCTGCCCGGTTCCGGTAGTTCGCCGGGGCGGGGGCGCACCGTGTCACTGCACGCCGCCACAGGGGTGTGGCTCCTGTTGGGGCTGCTGTTCCTGTCCGCCACCGGCCTGACCTGGTCCAAGTACGCCGGGGCCAACATCACCGACCTGCGCCAACAGATGTCCTGGACCACCCCGGCCGTGTCGACCGAAACCCCCGCCGCCAGCCCGGGGGTGAACGCGGGGATCGATGCCGTCCTGGCCAGTGCCCGTGAGGCCGGGTTGGACGGCCGGGTCATCGTCAACCTGCCCGCGGACCACTCCTCCCCCTACGTCATCTCCCAACTCGAACGCTCCTGGCCCACCCAGGCGGGTTCAGTCGCCCTCGCCCAGGACACCGCGGAGGTCGTCGAAGTGGTGCGCTTCGAGGACTACCCCCTGATGGCCAAACTGAGCCGCTGGGGCATCGACGGCCACATGGGCCTGCTGTTCGGCGTGCCCAACCAGGTCCTGCTCACCGTGCTGTGCGGCGGGCTGATCTGGGTGATCGTCCTGGGCTACCGGATGTGGTGGCAGCGCAGGCCCACCCGCACCGAGGCCTGGGGCGTGGGGCGCCCGTACCCGCGGGGTTCCTTCCTGGCCCTGTCCTGGCCGCTGAGGACGGCGGTGGCTCTGAGCTGTGTCGCGGTCGGCTGGGCGATGCCCGTGTTGGGCGTGTCACTGCTCGCCTTCCTACTGATCGACGCCCTGATCGGCTGGTGGTCCCGGAGGTCCGCCGTGCGATCGGCGAAGCCGACCGGATCCCCCGAACCGGACCCTGCCCACCGCTGA
- a CDS encoding IS110 family transposase — MVTVGIDPHKDMHQAVALAQDGTRLGRAKKVQTGPEALGQLLTWIRALAGNGPVLWAIEGGPGLGRAIADALLGAGQEVVWVPPRAMAAHRKLSGPVGAKSDVIDAVAIARAALATPDLARHRIDPQVRQVRALVGLRQNLTDQRVALTNRVLAAVHIELDHRLGKGALKTRAKVGRVRALVEGAELDEVARWVLLEQLEEIHTLFVRVVEVERRLKELVEPLAPNLLGIRGVGVVWAAVLLSQVGDVSRFATSAKMARWAGSAPIPVFSSGRDRHRLHRGGNRQVNRALHSIGVVQVRLGEPAREFVRSREEAKGTKGAYRALKRHLADVVYRAMVADQVVRGRAEVSLQPAT, encoded by the coding sequence ATGGTGACAGTGGGTATCGACCCGCACAAGGACATGCACCAAGCCGTCGCGCTGGCCCAGGACGGCACCCGCCTGGGCAGGGCCAAGAAGGTCCAGACGGGCCCCGAGGCCCTGGGCCAGCTCTTGACCTGGATCCGCGCCCTGGCCGGAAACGGCCCGGTGCTGTGGGCCATCGAGGGCGGCCCCGGGCTGGGCCGGGCCATCGCTGACGCCCTGCTGGGAGCGGGCCAGGAAGTGGTGTGGGTGCCGCCGCGCGCCATGGCCGCCCACCGCAAGCTGAGCGGGCCGGTGGGCGCCAAGTCCGACGTGATCGACGCGGTGGCCATCGCGCGTGCGGCCCTGGCCACCCCTGACCTGGCCCGCCACCGGATCGACCCGCAGGTGCGGCAGGTGCGTGCGCTGGTGGGCCTGCGCCAGAATCTGACCGATCAGCGTGTGGCCCTGACCAACCGGGTGCTGGCGGCGGTGCACATCGAGTTGGACCACCGCCTGGGCAAGGGGGCGTTGAAAACCCGGGCCAAGGTGGGTCGGGTGCGTGCTCTGGTGGAGGGGGCCGAGCTGGACGAGGTGGCGCGGTGGGTGCTGCTGGAGCAGCTGGAGGAGATCCACACCCTGTTCGTGCGTGTTGTTGAGGTGGAGCGGCGTCTCAAGGAGCTGGTGGAGCCGTTGGCGCCGAACTTGTTGGGGATTCGTGGTGTGGGTGTGGTCTGGGCTGCGGTGTTGCTCTCGCAGGTGGGGGATGTGTCGCGGTTTGCGACCTCGGCGAAGATGGCGCGGTGGGCGGGGAGCGCGCCGATTCCGGTGTTTTCCTCGGGGCGGGATCGGCATCGGTTGCACCGGGGTGGGAACCGGCAGGTGAACCGGGCGTTGCACTCGATCGGGGTGGTTCAGGTCCGGTTGGGTGAGCCGGCTCGGGAGTTCGTGCGTTCCCGGGAGGAGGCCAAGGGCACCAAGGGTGCGTATCGGGCTTTGAAGCGGCATTTGGCGGATGTGGTGTATCGGGCGATGGTCGCTGATCAAGTGGTGAGAGGGCGGGCTGAGGTCTCTCTTCAGCCCGCCACTTGA
- a CDS encoding copper chaperone PCu(A)C, with protein MRSRTRTLFTPRLPLVSALALTLLATSCASEPEVPEPVAAAVERGSTQSGALLIEDAWMPEPANPEVGVVYLAVTNTAATADAVTGVHTSASPDADLCNTETTESGAGAMRVVDEIPVPAGGTTTFVDGGYHVMVNDIPEPLAVGDAVTVTLTFASGSEAEVEVPVQEMTGPAPDHSGHDDPHGHH; from the coding sequence ATGAGATCCCGGACCAGAACCCTGTTCACGCCGCGACTGCCCCTGGTGTCGGCGCTGGCCCTGACACTGCTCGCCACCTCCTGTGCCTCGGAGCCCGAGGTCCCCGAACCCGTGGCGGCCGCGGTTGAGCGGGGCAGCACCCAGAGCGGGGCGCTGCTCATCGAGGACGCCTGGATGCCCGAACCAGCGAACCCGGAGGTGGGGGTGGTCTACCTGGCGGTCACCAACACCGCCGCCACCGCCGACGCTGTCACCGGGGTGCACACCAGTGCCTCACCCGACGCCGACCTGTGCAACACCGAGACCACCGAGTCCGGGGCCGGGGCGATGCGCGTCGTCGACGAGATCCCGGTCCCCGCCGGAGGAACCACGACCTTCGTCGACGGCGGCTACCACGTCATGGTCAACGACATCCCCGAACCGCTCGCGGTCGGAGACGCCGTTACGGTGACCCTGACCTTCGCCAGCGGGAGTGAGGCGGAGGTGGAGGTCCCCGTCCAGGAGATGACCGGCCCCGCCCCCGACCACAGCGGCCATGACGACCCCCACGGCCACCACTGA
- a CDS encoding MFS transporter, whose product MPQTLGNRGFRLLLGGRSAGDLGSEMLPVAVVGLVLVEHGPLMLGLVLGVRGAAGSLFALLTGALLTRVRKSTALVVNDSVQLLVMLGFALGPDAGPWLLALAALSGVSGSVVEPASGSLMPVIVPREQLQQANALRNIVGRAAGITGPATAGVLLALVDVRVIFLIIAALFAICVGTLVWIREAPPAPERATESMGTSLREGWREVVRRPWVLAVIAVATVQAPATLAPGFVLLPIVVADSYPEPVYGLALSCMAAGQLVGGVVAARWTPARPGLVSLLGVLCFPLTLLGLALTVSVPVLLAGYVATGVGFMVFGVYWYTALQKAIPQDRLSVVISIDQVGSFGLEPVGYAVAGALAETVGARTVLFWAVAVGLLTSLLPLLVPGVSRLADKGSPG is encoded by the coding sequence GTGCCCCAAACCCTGGGCAACCGGGGTTTTCGCCTGCTCCTGGGCGGCCGGAGCGCGGGCGATCTGGGTTCGGAGATGCTGCCGGTGGCCGTGGTCGGCCTGGTCCTGGTCGAACACGGCCCCCTGATGCTCGGCCTGGTCCTGGGTGTGCGCGGGGCCGCCGGTTCTCTGTTCGCGCTGCTCACCGGGGCCCTACTGACCCGGGTGCGCAAGTCCACGGCGCTGGTGGTCAACGACTCCGTGCAGCTGCTGGTGATGCTGGGGTTCGCGCTGGGCCCCGACGCCGGACCGTGGCTGCTCGCTCTGGCCGCGCTGAGCGGGGTCTCGGGTTCGGTGGTGGAACCGGCCAGCGGTTCCCTGATGCCGGTGATCGTGCCGCGCGAGCAGCTCCAGCAAGCCAACGCCCTGCGCAACATCGTGGGACGCGCCGCCGGGATCACCGGGCCCGCCACCGCCGGGGTGCTGTTGGCCCTGGTGGACGTACGGGTGATCTTCCTGATCATCGCGGCGCTCTTCGCGATCTGTGTGGGCACCCTGGTGTGGATCCGGGAGGCACCTCCCGCACCCGAGCGGGCCACGGAGTCCATGGGCACGAGCCTGCGGGAGGGTTGGCGCGAGGTGGTGCGCAGGCCCTGGGTGCTGGCGGTCATCGCGGTGGCCACCGTGCAGGCGCCCGCCACCCTGGCGCCCGGGTTCGTGCTGCTGCCCATCGTGGTCGCCGACTCCTACCCCGAACCCGTCTACGGGCTGGCCCTGTCCTGCATGGCCGCGGGTCAGCTGGTGGGCGGGGTGGTGGCGGCCCGCTGGACCCCGGCCCGCCCCGGACTGGTGTCCCTGCTGGGCGTGCTGTGCTTCCCGCTGACGCTGCTGGGTCTGGCGTTGACCGTCTCCGTGCCGGTGCTGCTGGCCGGCTACGTCGCCACCGGTGTGGGCTTCATGGTCTTCGGCGTGTACTGGTACACCGCGCTGCAGAAGGCGATCCCGCAGGACCGGTTGAGCGTGGTGATCAGCATCGACCAGGTCGGCAGCTTCGGCCTGGAGCCGGTGGGGTACGCGGTGGCCGGGGCCCTGGCAGAGACGGTGGGCGCCCGCACGGTGCTGTTCTGGGCGGTCGCGGTGGGGCTGCTCACCAGCCTGCTGCCACTGCTGGTGCCCGGGGTGAGCAGGTTGGCCGACAAGGGCTCCCCCGGCTGA
- a CDS encoding ATP-binding cassette domain-containing protein has protein sequence MSTTTPVPPTLSTGPATAPTTAPSPGITVVGARENNLCGVDLTLPKEQLTVFTGVSGSGKSSLVYGTIAAESQRQLNEAHDSFTRNRMAHLGVPDADRLANLTVTLAVDQRRFSANTRSTVGTATDLAPLLRLLFSRIGKPWSGYSPAFSFNDPSGMCPGCEGLGTVRRIDADALLDPARSLDEGAIRLRTFAPGSWRWKRYVHAGLFDRTMPVGSYTPEERRLLLHGEGVRLEKPDPEFPDAGVFEGVVPRITRSLLDAAKLNPRDREELERFVWRGPCAACEGKRLNPAALACRIGPHNIADLCGLTVAELGPVVSDIKDPRVAPVTTALLERLRGLEEVGLGYLSLDRASGTLSGGEAQRVRLVRHLGGALTGLTYVLDEPSAGLHPADVHRLTGLLRRLRDKGNTVLVVEHDPNVIAVADHVVDLGPGAGTEGGRVVYEGTVAGLSEADTPTGRYLRRPRAVKARPRTPNGAVEIRDARLHNLREINVRVPTGVLTAVTGVAGSGKSSLAHGELPRVRPDAVVLTQGALHGGPRSTPVTYLGIQDALRGLFARAHGVAPGWFSANSKGACPTCRGRGVIVTDLAFLDDVRTECEDCRGLRFNAKALSYTLAGLNIAEVLAMTAARARGFFGSAPAEDRGIAAALERLDRVGLGYLGLGRPLDTLSGGERQRLRLARELAASARLYVLDEPTSGLHGGDVAGLIALFERMVDEGATVVVVEHRMDVVAAADHVVDLGPGAGPEGGRVVFEGTPAELADSGVGATADALRAHLAG, from the coding sequence ATGAGCACCACGACACCGGTCCCGCCCACCCTGTCCACCGGCCCGGCCACGGCCCCGACTACCGCCCCGTCACCCGGGATCACCGTGGTCGGCGCCCGAGAGAACAACCTGTGCGGGGTCGACCTGACCCTGCCCAAAGAACAGCTCACCGTGTTCACCGGGGTGTCCGGTTCGGGCAAGTCCTCGCTCGTGTACGGCACCATCGCCGCCGAGTCCCAGCGCCAGCTCAACGAGGCGCACGACAGTTTCACCCGCAACCGGATGGCCCACCTGGGCGTGCCCGACGCCGACCGGCTGGCGAACCTGACCGTGACCCTCGCCGTGGACCAGCGCAGGTTCAGCGCCAACACCCGCTCGACCGTGGGCACCGCCACCGACCTCGCCCCGCTGCTGCGGCTGCTGTTCTCCCGCATCGGCAAGCCCTGGTCCGGGTACTCCCCCGCCTTCTCGTTCAACGACCCCAGCGGCATGTGCCCCGGGTGCGAGGGGCTGGGCACCGTGCGGCGCATCGACGCCGACGCCCTGCTGGACCCGGCCCGTTCCCTGGACGAGGGCGCGATCCGGCTGCGCACCTTCGCCCCGGGTTCGTGGCGCTGGAAGCGCTACGTGCACGCCGGACTGTTCGACCGCACCATGCCGGTGGGCAGCTACACCCCCGAGGAGCGCCGTCTGCTGCTGCACGGCGAGGGTGTACGGCTCGAGAAACCGGACCCGGAGTTCCCCGACGCCGGGGTGTTCGAGGGGGTGGTGCCGCGCATCACCCGCAGCCTGCTGGACGCGGCCAAACTCAACCCGCGCGACCGCGAGGAGCTCGAACGCTTCGTCTGGCGCGGCCCATGCGCGGCATGCGAGGGCAAACGCCTCAACCCGGCGGCGCTGGCCTGCCGGATCGGCCCGCACAACATCGCCGACCTGTGCGGGCTCACCGTGGCCGAGCTCGGCCCGGTGGTATCCGACATCAAAGACCCCCGGGTGGCCCCGGTGACCACCGCGCTCTTGGAGCGCCTGCGCGGGCTGGAGGAGGTGGGGCTGGGCTACCTCAGCCTGGACCGGGCCTCGGGCACGCTGTCCGGCGGCGAGGCGCAGCGGGTGCGGCTGGTACGGCACCTGGGCGGGGCCCTGACCGGGCTGACCTACGTGCTCGACGAACCCAGCGCCGGGCTGCACCCCGCGGACGTGCACCGGCTCACCGGACTGCTGCGACGGCTGCGCGACAAGGGCAACACCGTGCTGGTGGTGGAGCACGACCCGAACGTGATCGCGGTCGCCGACCACGTGGTGGACCTGGGCCCGGGCGCCGGAACCGAGGGCGGCCGGGTGGTCTACGAGGGCACGGTGGCGGGGCTGAGCGAGGCCGACACCCCCACCGGCCGCTACCTGCGCCGTCCCCGCGCGGTGAAGGCCCGCCCCCGTACTCCCAACGGGGCGGTGGAGATCCGGGACGCCCGCCTGCACAACCTGCGCGAAATTAATGTGCGCGTTCCCACCGGGGTACTGACCGCGGTCACCGGGGTGGCGGGGTCGGGCAAGAGCTCGCTCGCGCACGGGGAGCTGCCCCGGGTGCGGCCGGACGCGGTGGTACTCACCCAGGGCGCGCTGCACGGCGGCCCCAGGTCCACCCCGGTGACCTACCTGGGGATCCAGGACGCGCTGCGGGGGCTGTTCGCCCGGGCGCACGGGGTCGCGCCCGGCTGGTTCAGCGCCAACTCCAAGGGGGCCTGCCCCACCTGCCGGGGGCGCGGGGTGATCGTCACCGACCTGGCCTTCCTCGACGACGTCCGGACCGAGTGCGAGGACTGCCGCGGGCTGCGCTTCAACGCCAAGGCGCTGTCGTACACGCTGGCGGGCCTGAACATCGCCGAGGTGCTGGCGATGACGGCGGCGCGGGCGCGCGGCTTCTTCGGGAGCGCGCCCGCCGAGGACCGGGGGATCGCCGCAGCGCTGGAGCGCTTGGACCGGGTCGGGTTGGGCTACCTCGGGCTGGGGCGGCCCCTGGACACGCTGTCGGGCGGGGAGCGCCAGCGGCTCCGACTGGCCCGGGAGCTGGCCGCCTCGGCGCGGCTGTACGTGTTGGACGAGCCCACGAGCGGCCTGCACGGGGGTGACGTGGCCGGGCTGATCGCCCTGTTCGAACGGATGGTGGACGAGGGGGCGACGGTGGTGGTGGTCGAGCACCGGATGGACGTGGTGGCCGCCGCCGACCACGTGGTGGACCTGGGCCCGGGCGCCGGGCCCGAGGGCGGCCGGGTGGTGTTCGAGGGGACCCCCGCCGAGTTGGCGGATTCGGGCGTCGGCGCGACCGCTGACGCCCTACGCGCCCACCTGGCCGGGTAG
- a CDS encoding helix-turn-helix transcriptional regulator yields the protein MADTSQRMLRLLSLLQNGRAWSGAELAGALGTSPRSMRRDIDRLRELGYPVESLRGPGGHYRLVAGNAVPPLMFEDDEVVTVALGLRMVAGGLSGVQGAEDGAERALGKIERVLPSRLSRRASTLASAVDPGRRIWPGASAQVLTGLGEAVAAGQWVRMTHRGRDGQERRRRVDPYRLLLLGRRWYLFAWDRDREDWRSFRLDRITGLTPTRAAFTPRELPAADLAAHLEQGFGTGRGSEGGERLTVTVLFHAPAAEVAACITRVDGSLEAVSTDNSRYTARVDSYEWMAIVLALTGLGFTVEGPEELKDFTAQLSARLGRAVGAFIPPSG from the coding sequence ATGGCCGATACCAGTCAGCGGATGCTGCGCCTGCTCTCCCTGCTCCAGAACGGCCGGGCCTGGTCCGGTGCGGAGCTGGCCGGGGCGCTGGGCACCAGTCCGCGGTCAATGCGCCGCGACATCGACCGCCTGCGCGAGCTCGGCTACCCGGTGGAGAGCCTGCGCGGCCCCGGCGGCCATTACCGGCTGGTGGCGGGCAACGCCGTGCCGCCGCTGATGTTCGAGGACGACGAGGTGGTCACCGTGGCCCTGGGGCTGCGGATGGTCGCGGGCGGACTCAGCGGGGTCCAGGGCGCGGAGGACGGCGCCGAACGGGCCCTGGGCAAGATCGAACGGGTCCTGCCCTCCCGGCTCTCGCGCCGCGCCAGCACCCTGGCCTCGGCGGTGGACCCGGGCCGGCGGATCTGGCCCGGCGCCTCGGCGCAGGTGCTCACCGGACTGGGTGAGGCGGTCGCCGCCGGGCAGTGGGTGCGGATGACCCACCGGGGTCGCGACGGCCAGGAGCGGCGCCGCAGGGTGGACCCCTACCGGCTGCTTCTGCTGGGGCGGCGCTGGTACCTGTTCGCCTGGGACCGGGACCGTGAGGACTGGCGCTCCTTCCGCCTGGACCGGATCACCGGGCTGACCCCGACCCGCGCCGCCTTCACTCCCAGGGAGCTGCCGGCCGCGGACCTGGCCGCGCACCTGGAGCAGGGTTTCGGGACCGGCCGGGGGAGTGAAGGCGGGGAGCGGCTCACCGTCACGGTGCTCTTCCATGCTCCGGCGGCCGAGGTGGCCGCGTGTATCACCCGGGTGGACGGCTCCCTGGAGGCTGTGAGCACTGACAACTCCCGTTACACCGCCAGAGTGGACTCCTACGAGTGGATGGCGATCGTGCTGGCCCTGACCGGCCTGGGCTTCACGGTGGAGGGCCCCGAAGAGCTCAAGGATTTCACGGCCCAGCTCTCGGCCAGGCTCGGACGCGCGGTCGGGGCGTTCATCCCTCCGTCCGGGTGA
- a CDS encoding SDR family oxidoreductase encodes MTDTTLVVGATGNVGSQVVRRLLEEGRPVRALSRTPEAADLPSGAESVRGDLTDPASLDNALTGADAVFLVWPGVDTEHASAVAKLLASRRVVYLSSAGIDDSRPTQADPINQMHADVERALEGGSTDWTFLRCTSFAASLLEWGDQVREGVVREAFGQASRPLLHERDIADVAVRVLLDGTHQGERLFLSGPEPLTQVEQVRIIGAALGIPVRFEEVPLDDMRAHMREEGWAEADIEGMLTAYAAMSETEPPVWDTVERITGQAPRNLTQWVRDHEDSFR; translated from the coding sequence ATGACGGACACGACCCTGGTGGTCGGGGCGACCGGGAACGTCGGTTCCCAGGTGGTGCGCCGCCTCTTGGAGGAGGGCCGACCCGTACGGGCACTGAGCCGCACACCCGAGGCCGCTGACCTGCCCTCCGGGGCCGAGTCGGTGCGCGGGGACCTCACCGACCCCGCGAGCCTCGACAACGCCCTGACCGGGGCGGACGCCGTCTTCCTGGTCTGGCCCGGGGTGGACACCGAACACGCCTCGGCGGTTGCGAAACTCCTCGCGTCGCGGCGCGTGGTGTACCTGTCCTCGGCCGGGATCGACGACAGCCGCCCCACCCAGGCCGACCCCATCAACCAGATGCACGCCGACGTCGAACGGGCGCTGGAGGGCGGCAGCACGGACTGGACCTTCCTGCGTTGCACCAGTTTCGCCGCCTCACTGTTGGAATGGGGCGACCAGGTCCGTGAAGGGGTGGTGCGCGAGGCCTTCGGGCAGGCCAGCCGTCCCCTGTTGCACGAGCGCGACATCGCCGACGTGGCGGTTCGGGTGCTGCTCGACGGCACGCATCAGGGCGAGCGCCTGTTCCTGAGCGGTCCCGAACCGCTCACCCAGGTGGAGCAGGTGCGGATCATCGGTGCGGCGCTGGGGATTCCCGTGCGCTTCGAGGAGGTCCCGCTGGATGACATGCGGGCTCACATGCGTGAGGAGGGCTGGGCCGAGGCCGACATCGAGGGCATGCTCACCGCCTACGCCGCCATGTCCGAGACCGAACCACCGGTCTGGGACACCGTGGAACGGATCACCGGTCAGGCTCCGCGGAACCTGACCCAGTGGGTACGCGATCACGAGGACTCCTTCCGCTGA
- a CDS encoding Dyp-type peroxidase gives MSGGRAGEGRAGLSRRGLLTGLGAAGIAGASGLAAGGLIERDTSAQGDLARELSRGRSAPEEGRPPALLTPTPSQVHVVAVDLRAERPDQVSQQARTVLRLWGEQARELHEHGLAEIVEGAPTQGLHPASLGITLGLGASLLERAGLAGRRPEPLADLPEFAADDLDPALCGGDLMLHVGAEDPLVVSAAVEHLLGLVREHAVVRWSLPGFQRSAATAADPSATPRNLMGQIDGTVNPHPDQAQFGPQVLAAHPDEAASWMDGGTYVVVRRIRMLLDDWFDLEPHQREQVVGRRLSDGAPLGGDREDALPDLAARGDDGEPVIAANAHIRLASPERTLGARMLRRGFSYDLGWSGGRREIGLLFTAWQADPRTGFTAVQRELDEGGDALNTYIRHEGSAVFAVPPVRENQPHPAHDLW, from the coding sequence GTGAGCGGCGGGCGTGCGGGCGAGGGCCGAGCGGGCCTGTCCCGGCGCGGACTGCTCACCGGACTGGGTGCGGCCGGGATCGCGGGGGCGTCGGGGCTGGCCGCAGGCGGACTGATCGAACGCGACACCTCGGCACAGGGTGACCTGGCACGGGAGCTGAGCCGGGGCAGGTCCGCCCCCGAGGAGGGGCGGCCGCCGGCTTTGCTGACCCCGACCCCCTCCCAGGTCCACGTGGTGGCGGTGGACCTGCGCGCCGAACGGCCCGATCAGGTTTCACAGCAGGCCCGCACGGTACTGCGGTTGTGGGGCGAACAAGCACGTGAACTGCACGAACACGGACTGGCTGAGATCGTCGAGGGTGCGCCCACCCAAGGGCTGCACCCGGCCTCACTGGGGATCACCCTCGGCCTGGGCGCGTCGCTGCTGGAGCGCGCCGGGTTGGCCGGGCGCCGTCCCGAACCGCTGGCGGACCTGCCCGAGTTCGCCGCCGACGACCTCGACCCCGCCCTGTGCGGGGGAGACCTGATGCTGCACGTGGGAGCGGAGGACCCGCTCGTGGTCAGCGCCGCGGTGGAACACCTGCTGGGCCTGGTTCGCGAGCACGCCGTCGTGCGCTGGTCGCTGCCCGGGTTCCAGCGGTCGGCGGCCACGGCCGCCGACCCCTCGGCCACCCCGCGCAACCTCATGGGGCAGATCGACGGCACGGTGAACCCCCACCCCGATCAGGCGCAGTTCGGCCCGCAGGTCCTGGCCGCGCACCCCGACGAAGCCGCGTCCTGGATGGACGGCGGAACGTACGTGGTGGTGCGCCGCATCCGCATGCTCCTGGACGACTGGTTCGACCTCGAACCCCACCAGCGCGAGCAGGTGGTGGGACGCCGGTTGTCCGACGGGGCGCCGCTGGGCGGCGACCGGGAGGACGCCCTGCCGGACCTGGCGGCCCGGGGCGACGACGGGGAACCGGTCATCGCGGCAAACGCTCACATCCGGCTGGCCAGCCCGGAACGCACCCTGGGCGCGCGCATGCTCCGGCGGGGATTCAGCTACGACCTGGGCTGGTCGGGCGGGCGCCGGGAGATCGGGCTGCTGTTCACCGCCTGGCAGGCCGACCCGCGGACCGGTTTCACCGCTGTCCAGCGCGAACTCGACGAGGGCGGGGACGCGCTCAACACCTACATCCGCCACGAGGGCAGCGCCGTGTTCGCGGTTCCGCCGGTGCGCGAGAACCAACCCCACCCCGCCCACGACCTCTGGTAA
- a CDS encoding SCO family protein — protein MRNRSVRTRRPNPLRSLPAVSAAAALFALTACGGPDLAEAEHYTDLSDQPMAASGIELATVDGEPWGFTDVAEDRLTLLFFGYTSCPDVCPMTMAEINLALEQSGDDADGFDVVMVSSDPARDTDEQLRSWLDRFDPDFQGVRGDIDDTVRAALDYGVPIDAPEETEGEYLVTHGGRILVLTPGGEAAGMFAEGVEADQIAPLLPVLLTELL, from the coding sequence ATGAGGAACCGCTCTGTGAGAACCCGCCGTCCGAACCCGCTCCGATCCCTGCCCGCCGTGTCCGCTGCCGCCGCCTTGTTCGCGCTCACAGCGTGCGGCGGACCGGACCTGGCCGAGGCCGAGCACTACACCGATCTGTCCGACCAGCCCATGGCCGCCTCCGGCATCGAACTGGCCACCGTCGACGGCGAGCCCTGGGGGTTCACCGATGTCGCCGAGGACCGTCTCACCCTGCTGTTCTTCGGCTACACCAGCTGCCCGGACGTGTGCCCGATGACCATGGCCGAGATCAACCTGGCCCTGGAGCAGTCCGGGGACGACGCGGACGGATTTGACGTGGTGATGGTCAGCAGCGATCCCGCCCGGGACACCGACGAACAGTTGCGCTCCTGGCTGGACCGGTTCGACCCGGACTTCCAGGGGGTGCGCGGGGACATCGACGACACCGTGCGGGCGGCCCTGGACTACGGCGTCCCGATTGACGCACCCGAGGAGACCGAAGGCGAGTACCTGGTCACCCACGGCGGACGGATCCTGGTCCTGACACCCGGAGGCGAGGCGGCGGGCATGTTCGCCGAAGGCGTCGAGGCCGACCAGATCGCGCCGCTGCTGCCGGTGCTGCTCACGGAGCTGTTGTGA
- a CDS encoding RNA polymerase sigma factor, producing the protein MTRSEGRLSAPAHTGTPTRHPDLVGLALRARAGVPGAMDSLFALTRADVVRYIARRVDPAWVEDLTQETFHRAMRGLPRYAGRAPVRAWLLAVARHTVADRYRSRERAPRTEPVEDWERALGPGAAEPGRFDEYLALVSLLENLPEERRTAFVLTQVQQVPYAEAARITGVPIGTVRSRVARSRRDLARLLREAA; encoded by the coding sequence ATGACCCGTAGCGAGGGGCGTCTATCCGCCCCTGCCCACACCGGCACCCCCACCCGCCACCCTGATCTGGTCGGGCTCGCGCTGCGCGCGCGAGCCGGCGTACCCGGGGCGATGGACTCCCTGTTCGCGCTCACCCGGGCCGACGTGGTCCGTTACATCGCGCGCCGGGTCGACCCGGCCTGGGTCGAGGACCTCACCCAGGAGACCTTCCACCGGGCCATGCGCGGACTGCCCCGCTACGCCGGGCGGGCTCCGGTCCGGGCCTGGCTGCTCGCGGTGGCCCGCCACACGGTCGCCGACCGCTACCGCAGCCGGGAGCGCGCACCGCGCACCGAACCGGTCGAGGACTGGGAGCGGGCGCTGGGCCCTGGCGCCGCTGAGCCCGGGCGGTTCGACGAGTACCTCGCCCTGGTCTCCCTGCTGGAGAACCTGCCCGAGGAGCGGCGCACCGCCTTCGTCCTGACCCAGGTCCAGCAGGTGCCCTACGCCGAGGCCGCGCGGATCACCGGTGTGCCGATCGGCACCGTCCGCTCCCGGGTGGCCCGAAGCCGCCGTGACTTGGCGCGCCTGCTCCGGGAGGCGGCGTGA